The following proteins are co-located in the Camelina sativa cultivar DH55 chromosome 12, Cs, whole genome shotgun sequence genome:
- the LOC104733708 gene encoding uncharacterized protein LOC104733708, whose translation MKSIHDEDNSRFDYCDDSDGTSSGDEDYLLYSNFAPDEAEESLDDGPGGGSCIEENVCNTESNNRTRKTNSAADAIEKEVRKIENGGGDIAVGDKFDSKETLVARLRVLSVLDKYDYNVRYSTPVLLIVECWVKGCKWRIRASTMGDSPVFHIRRYCREHTCSVTERYGRSRNAKPPILGQLYKDYVGGVGSSVVPNLVGDGLNLRYGVQLGYWKAHRTLIKAREYVRGTPESGYAELPAYLYRLRSSNPGTLTRLVVDAEDRFKYVFIAIAGCIKGFRYMRKVVVVDGTFLKGEFKGTLLIATTQDGNFNIFPLAYAVVDTENDVSWEWFFTQLSSVIPDDEELALISDRHKSIGKAIAKVYPLASRGICTYHLHKNIILRFSGSETFRLVKKAAAAYRVVDFEEIFQQIQEANPQLHAYLVRADVTKWSRAHFPGDRYNFTTSNIAESLNKVLNPARAYPIVELLEAVRNMLTRWFATRRKQAAAMPTLLTKGVENLLQARIEQSRRLKVQEIDEDRFELSGERMPCVHAIAAAYTANVSVINQHHPYFRRDSLCSGYAEAIMPIDTSCIVPTDITPSRCKPPFVRNPPGRPKMTRRKSFVEVALETKRPRKQHACSQCQQVGDNRTTYPANT comes from the exons ATGAAATCGATTc ATGACGAGGACAACAGTAGATTTGATTACTGTGACGACAGCGATGGTACAAGTTCAGGGGATGAAGACTATCTGCTGTACTCCAACTTCGCCCCGGATGAAGCAGAGGAATCATTGGACGACGGACCTGGGGGTGGGTCTTGTATAGAGGAAAATGTGTGTAACACAGAATCAAATAACCGTACCCGCAAGACTAACTCTGCAGCTGATGCAATTGAGAAGGAGGTTCGCAAAATAGAAAACGGAGGTGGTGATATTGCTGTGGGGGATAAGTTTGATAGCAAAGAAACATTGGTGGCAAGGTTGAGGGTGCTGAGTGTATTAGATAAATATGATTACAATGTTCGATATTCAACGCCCGTTTTGTTAATCGTTGAGTGTTGGGTAAAAGGTTGTAAATGGAGAATACGGGCTTCAACCATGGGTGATTCGCCGGTGTTTCATATTCGCAGATATTGTCGTGAACATACTTGCTCTGTTACGGAACGATATGGCCGTAGCCGTAATGCTAAACCACCAATCCTAGGTCAATTATACAAGGATTATGTTGGTGGTGTGGGAAGTTCTGTTGTGCCAAATCTTGTTGGGGATGGGCTCAACCTACGATATGGTGTACAG cTTGGCTACTGGAAGGCACATCGTACACTTATAAAGGCGCGGGAGTATGTTAGGGGTACACCTGAAAGTGGATACGCTGAATTACCGGCATATTTATACAGGCTGAGGTCCTCTAATCCGGGGACCCTTACTAGACTGGTCGTTGATGCAGAAGACAGATTCAAGTATGTTTTCATTGCGATTGCTGGATGCATTAAGGGTTTCAGGTATATGCGGaaagttgtagttgtagatggAACCTTTTTGAAAGGTGAATTCAAAGGGACTCTTCTGATAGCGACAACACAAGAtgggaattttaatattttccctcTGGCGTATGCGGTTGTTGATACAGAGAACGACGTGTCGTGGGAATGGTTCTTTACTCAATTAAGTAGTGTAATTCctgatgatgaagagcttgCACTGATATCTGACCGGCATAAATCTATTGGTAAAGCTATCGCTAAAGTGTACCCCCTGGCAAGTCGAGGAATCTGCACTTATCATCTTCACAAGAATATTATCCTGAGATTTAGTGGGAGCGAAACATTCCGGCTGGTAAAAAAAGCAGCTGCAGCGTACCGTGTAGTTGATTTCGAAGAAATCTTCCAGCAAATTCAAGAAGCGAATCCGCAACTGCATGCTTACTTGGTTCGTGCAGATGTAACCAAGTGGAGCAGGGCGCACTTTCCTGGTGATAGGTACAACTTCACCACGAGCAACATTGCAGAATCGCTAAACAAAGTACTGAATCCTGCCAGAGCCTATCCCATTGTAGAGTTACTAGAAGCTGTTCGGAATATGTTGACACGTTGGTTTGCTACAAGGAGAAAACAAGCTGCCGCAATGCCAACTTTACTCACCAAAGGAGTGGAGAACCTGTTACAG GCACGTATTGAACAGTCAAGGCGTCTAAAGGTTCAAGAAATTGATGAAGATCGATTTGAACTAAGTGGTG AGAGGATGCCATGCGTACATGCTATCGCAGCCGCATATACGGCCAACGTATCAGTTATAAACCAGCACCATCCATATTTTCGCAGAGACAGCCTCTGCAGTGGGTATGCGGAGGCGATAATGCCGATAGATACATCCTGCATCGTTCCTACTGATATTACACCGTCCAGATGTAAACCGCCTTTTGTTAGGAATCCTCCAGGAAGGCCAAAGATGACGAGGAGGAAGTCTTTTGTCGAGGTTGCGTTGGAGACGAAGCGGCCCCGCAAACAGCATGCTTGTTCTCAGTGTCAACAGGTTGGCGACAACCGTACAACATATCCAGCTAATACGTAG
- the LOC104732349 gene encoding uncharacterized protein LOC104732349: MRCREVRSWTFKGLVAAFVDLSVAFSLLCASSLVYISSKFLGLFGLELPCPCDGLFSNPNKNKCFQERLVNFPVKKISSVQRSAKNRTPFDSILYNNGGGGRVGKKRKGERRRVELEEEVSSTPSVKRVDSWVENNASGLDLLTAQSLKKASFKVKSKRLSFHRSPYGLKNHFQGNFGYKNFQQSPSSVDVDENDPLLVNSQDSGKCLEDVSMRKSVSLSSVGCEADAQNKQPERTFSWAGEGTCSSPVDLTYSGMTQKTIEILEQVLAEERAARSALALELEKERNAAASAADEALGMILRLQEEKASIEMEARQYQRMIEEKSVFDAEEMSILKEILLRREREKHFLEKEVDTYRQMFLETEQPLPNAPDSKPAQVRRSQTPQQITEPWEDDMETADVSSGFEIFTNQMDSRLLAFGNKSLRTGDYGNGGGSPKPGEVDNGVDQNPEFDQSRSEPFDVELKEREECGTSFPELVTRTSDIADTKLGEDSHYTDCRVHDIHVVTDEDNKVQLNVPSDHATRDLKLDRSRSVSDTSYGLPPAFPPGKRSMSPNMRRNSMSAVDYERLKIESEVGVLRGRLRAVQKGREKISFSTKEQSKSQVQRGGEKTSRFWEARRSGPLDSSSPSSTMVKAKSMTLDLHSA, encoded by the exons ATGCGTTGCCGAGAGGTAAGATCATGGACATTTAAGGGTTTAGTGGCTGCGTTTGTTGATCTCTCTGTAGCCTTCTCTTTGCTTTGCGCTTCCTCTCTCGTTTATATATCCTCCAAGTTCCTCGGTTTGTTCGGTTTGGAACTCCCATGTCCTTGTGATGGCTTGTTCAGTAACCCAAATAAGAATAAGTGTTTTCAAGAGAGGTTAGTGAACTTTCCTGTGAAAAAGATCTCTTCTGTTCAGAGATCTGCTAAAAATAGAACACCTTTTGATTCAATTCTGTATAATAATGGTGGTGGTGGGCGTGttggaaagaagagaaaaggggAGAGGAGACGTGTTGAGTTGGAAGAAGAGGTATCTAGTACTCCTTCTGTGAAGAGGGTTGATTCTTGGGTTGAGAATAATGCTTCAGGGTTGGATCTTTTAACCGCGCAGAGTTTGAAAAAGGCAAGTTTTAAAGTTAAGAGTAAGCGTCTTAGCTTCCATAGGTCTCCTTATGGTCTCAAGAACCATTTTCAAGGTAACTTTGGGTATAAGAACTTCCAGCAATCACCTTCAAGCGTCGATGTTGACGAAAACGATCCTCTTCTTGTGAACTCCCAAG ATAGTGGAAAATGTTTAGAGGATGTGTCCATGAGGAAAAGTGTTTCACTAAGTTCAGTTGGGTGTGAAGCTGATGCTCAGAACAAACAGCCGGAAAGGACATTTTCATGGGCGGGTGAAGGTACATGCAGTTCCCCTGTGGATCTAACTTATAGTGGTATGACACAAAAGACTATTGAGATTCTAGAGCAAGTGCTTGCTGAAGAACGAGCTGCACGTTCTGCATTAGCTCTTGAactcgagaaagagagaaatgcTGCTGCATCTGCTGCGGATGAGGCTTTGGGTATGATTTTGCGGTTACAAGAGGAGAAAGCGTCGATAGAGATGGAAGCTAGGCAGTATCAGCGGATGATAGAGGAAAAGTCTGTTTTTGATGCGGAAGAGATGAGCATTCTTAAAGAAATATTGCTGAGGAGGGAGAGGGAAAAACATTTTCTTGAGAAGGAAGTTGACACTTACAGGCAAATGTTTCTTGAGACTGAGCAACCTCTACCTAACGCGCCAGATTCGAAACCAGCTCAAGTCAGAAGGTCTCAAACGCCACAACAGATTACTGAACCATGGGAGGATGATATGGAGACTGCGGATGTCTCTTCTGGATTTGAGATCTTTACTAATCAGATGGACAGTCGTTTACTTGCTTTTGGAAACAAATCACTGCGTACAGGTGATTATGGTAATGGTGGAGGTTCTCCAAAGCCTGGGGAGGTTGACAATGGAGTAGACCAAAATCCTGAGTTTGATCAGTCAAGAAGTGAGCCATTTGATGTAGaactgaaagaaagagaagagtgtggCACTTCATTTCCAGAACTAGTAACAAGAACTAGCGACATCGCTGATACTAAGCTTGGTGAGGACTCCCATTACACTGATTGCCGTGTACATGATATCCATGTAGTGACTGATGAAGATAACAAAGTGCAACTGAATGTTCCTTCTGACCATGCCACTAGAGATCTCAAACTCGACAGATCACGAAGTGTTTCAGATACAAGTTATGGACTTCCTCCGGCATTTCCACCAGGAAAAAGGAGCATGTCTCCAAACATGCGCAGAAATTCAATGTCGGCTGTGGACTATGAAAGACTGAAAATAGAGAGTGAAGTTGGTGTGCTGAGAGGAAGGTTAAGAGCTGTACAAAAGGGAAGAGAAAAGATTAGTTTCTCTACCAAAGAACAGAGCAAATCTCAAGTGCAGCGTGGTGGAGAGAAAACAAGCCGGTTTTGGGAGGCCAGAAGATCTGGACCTCTCGACTCTTCTAGCCCTTCATCCACAATG GTAAAGGCGAAGTCTATGACACTGGACCTTCATAGTGCTTGA
- the LOC104732348 gene encoding protein PHR1-LIKE 3-like isoform X2 codes for MYSAIHSSLPLDGSLGDYSDGTNLPIDACLVLTTDPKPRLRWTSELHERFVDAVTQLGGPDKATPKTIMRTMGVKGLTLYHLKSHLQKFRLGRQSCKESIDNSKDVSCVGESQDTGSSSTSSLRMAAQEQNESYQVTEALRAQMEVQRRLHEQLEVQRRLQQRIETQGKYLQSILEKACKAIEEQAVAFAGLEAAREELSELAIKVSISNGCQGGTTTNTFDTTKITIPSLSELAVAIENKNNCSAESSLTSSTVGSPVSAALMKKRQRGVFGNGDCLVVGHDEAGWVIPSSSVG; via the exons ATGTACTCGGCGATtcattcttctcttcctctaGATGGAAGCTTGGGAGACTACTCTGACGGAACTAATCTCCCCATCGATGCCTGTTTGGTCCTCACCACTGACCCCAAGCCCCGCCTTCGTTGGACCTCTGAGCTCCATGAAAGATTCGTTGACGCCGTCACTCAGCTCGGCGGACCCGACA AAGCAACGCCCAAAACTATAATGAGGACAATGGGAGTGAAGGGTCTCACTCTCTACCACCTCAAATCTCATCTTCAG AAATTTCGTCTAGGGAGGCAATCCTGCAAAGAATCAATTGACAACTCCAAAGATG TTTCTTGTGTTGGGGAGAGTCAGGACACAGGCTCATCGTCAACATCATCGTTAAGAATGGCTGCTCAGGAACAGAACGA GAGTTACCAGGTCACTGAAGCTTTGCGTGCCCAGATGGAAGTCCAAAGAAGACTACACGAGCAATTAgag GTGCAAAGGCGACTCCAGCAAAGGATCGAGACGCAAGGAAAGTACTTGCAATCAATTCTAGAAAAAGCTTGCAAGGCTATAGAGGAGCAAGCTGTTGCGTTCGCTGGGCTAGAGGCGGCAAGAGAAGAGCTATCAGAGCTAGCCATAAAGGTCTCCATCTCCAATGGATGCCAAGgaggaacaacaacaaacacctTCGACACAACCAAAATAACAATCCCATCTTTATCCGAGCTTGCAGTAGCAATAGAGAACAAGAACAACTGTTCAGCAGAGAGCTCTCTGACTTCCAGCACCGTAGGAAGTCCAGTTTCAGCTGCGTTGATGAAGAAAAGACAACGAGGAGTGTTTGGAAACGGGGATTGTTTGGTTGTGGGTCATGATGAAGCTGGATGGGTTATACCGAGTAGTAGCGTTggatag
- the LOC104732346 gene encoding uncharacterized protein LOC104732346, giving the protein MSLVLQHMVTCMHMFRIRGTQTPSPYKTDRIAFLDPLFVSMWAFEFPKMEASNQWVFGEGYFETYVGRLPKYGMTNKVWVDDVDTLLFPYNLDNNHWVAIEADLVQRRLRVYDSINSGRTDESLQKKCKPFAKMIPRLIQAYNRRYKDEHIGAAAFSYYRVKTLPQNYQQGDCGVYTLKCLECIALGVNYTGLCDAAMPSIRMKLAADVFDEVPDRDCFLQLDATSETVDYPEAEFNSGSKS; this is encoded by the coding sequence ATGTCACTCGTGTTGCAGCACATGGTTACATGTATGCATATGTTCCGTATTAGGGGGACGCAAACGCCATCCCCATATAAAACAGATCGTATTGCTTTTCTCGATCCTTTGTTTGTTAGTATGTGGGCATTCGAATTCCCTAAAATGGAAGCCTCTAATCAATGGGTTTTTGGAGAAGGTTATTTTGAGACGTACGTGGGAAGGCTGCCAAAATACGGAATGACAAACAAGGTGTGGGTTGACGATGTAGACACCCTGCTCTTCCCATACAACCTCGATAACAACCATTGGGTAGCCATCGAAGCTGACTTAGTCCAGCGGAGGCTAAGAGTTTACGATAGCATAAACAGCGGTAGAACCGACGAGAGTCTACAAAAGAAGTGCAAACCGTTCGCAAAAATGATCCCACGCTTGATACAAGCATATAACCGGAGGTACAAAGATGAGCATATCGGGGCGGCGGCATTTAGTTACTACCGGGTGAAAACACTCCCACAGAACTATCAACAAGGTGACTGTGGTGTGTACACGTTGAAGTGCTTAGAGTGTATAGCTCTTGGAGTAAATTACACAGGCCTATGTGATGCGGCCATGCCTTCTATTAGGATGAAACTTGCTGCAGACGTGTTTGATGAGGTCCCAGACCGAGACTGCTTTCTCCAACTAGATGCTACGTCGGAGACAGTAGATTATCCGGAAGCTGAGTTCAACTCGGGATCAAAAAGTTGA
- the LOC104732348 gene encoding protein PHR1-LIKE 3-like isoform X1 — protein sequence MYSAIHSSLPLDGSLGDYSDGTNLPIDACLVLTTDPKPRLRWTSELHERFVDAVTQLGGPDKATPKTIMRTMGVKGLTLYHLKSHLQKFRLGRQSCKESIDNSKDVSCVGESQDTGSSSTSSLRMAAQEQNESYQVTEALRAQMEVQRRLHEQLEYAQVQRRLQQRIETQGKYLQSILEKACKAIEEQAVAFAGLEAAREELSELAIKVSISNGCQGGTTTNTFDTTKITIPSLSELAVAIENKNNCSAESSLTSSTVGSPVSAALMKKRQRGVFGNGDCLVVGHDEAGWVIPSSSVG from the exons ATGTACTCGGCGATtcattcttctcttcctctaGATGGAAGCTTGGGAGACTACTCTGACGGAACTAATCTCCCCATCGATGCCTGTTTGGTCCTCACCACTGACCCCAAGCCCCGCCTTCGTTGGACCTCTGAGCTCCATGAAAGATTCGTTGACGCCGTCACTCAGCTCGGCGGACCCGACA AAGCAACGCCCAAAACTATAATGAGGACAATGGGAGTGAAGGGTCTCACTCTCTACCACCTCAAATCTCATCTTCAG AAATTTCGTCTAGGGAGGCAATCCTGCAAAGAATCAATTGACAACTCCAAAGATG TTTCTTGTGTTGGGGAGAGTCAGGACACAGGCTCATCGTCAACATCATCGTTAAGAATGGCTGCTCAGGAACAGAACGA GAGTTACCAGGTCACTGAAGCTTTGCGTGCCCAGATGGAAGTCCAAAGAAGACTACACGAGCAATTAgag TATGCGCAGGTGCAAAGGCGACTCCAGCAAAGGATCGAGACGCAAGGAAAGTACTTGCAATCAATTCTAGAAAAAGCTTGCAAGGCTATAGAGGAGCAAGCTGTTGCGTTCGCTGGGCTAGAGGCGGCAAGAGAAGAGCTATCAGAGCTAGCCATAAAGGTCTCCATCTCCAATGGATGCCAAGgaggaacaacaacaaacacctTCGACACAACCAAAATAACAATCCCATCTTTATCCGAGCTTGCAGTAGCAATAGAGAACAAGAACAACTGTTCAGCAGAGAGCTCTCTGACTTCCAGCACCGTAGGAAGTCCAGTTTCAGCTGCGTTGATGAAGAAAAGACAACGAGGAGTGTTTGGAAACGGGGATTGTTTGGTTGTGGGTCATGATGAAGCTGGATGGGTTATACCGAGTAGTAGCGTTggatag